The Sinorhizobium fredii genome contains the following window.
GCTATCAGGATCTGAAGGATCTCGGGCAGGACGTCGCCAACCCGGCCGGCGTTTGACGCCTCTCTATTGGACCGCGGCGATGCTTCAGTCAGAGCGAACGGAATTTGCTGGCCTGGGTGCCGGGCGAGAGCGAACCGCACATGGCGCCGCCTATGTGGAGACCGGCCATGGCGAACCGCTTGTCCTCGTCCACGGGGTAGGCATGCGGCTCGAGGCCTGGGCGCCGCAGGTTGCCGCCTTGTCTGGCCGGTGCCGGGTCATCGCCGTCGACATGCCGGGCCATGGCAAGAGCGACAGGCTGGCTCCGGGCGCCAAGCTCGAGGATTTCGTCGCCTGGCTGGGCGTCTTTCTTGATGACCTGAAACTCGCGTGTGTCAATCTCGCCGGCCATTCGATGGGCGCCCTGATCGCCGGTGGCGCGGCCGTAACCTTTGGCACGCGCATCCGCCGCGCGGCGCTTCTGAATGGCGTATACTTGCGTGATGCCGATGCGAAGGCGGCAGTCGTCGCCCGGGCCCAGATGATCGGCAAGGGCGCCGTCGACGTCGACGGGCCGCTGAAACGCTGGTTCGGCGAGGATAGTGGAACCGCGTCGGTCTACGAACTGACGCGAGGCTGGCTGCAGGCCGTTGATCCTGAAGGCTATGCGACGGCCTATAGCGCCTTCGCGCATGGCGATGCCGTCTATGCCCCACGCTGGCCCGAGGTTCGTTGCCCGGCCCTGTTCCTGACCGGCTCGGAGGATCCGAACTCGACGCCGGAAATGGCGCACGCCATGGCCGCCGCTGCGCCGTGCGGCTGGGCGCGAATTATTGAAGGGCACCGCCACATGGTCAATCTGACGGCGCCCGACACGGTCAATGCAATCCTCGAAGACTGGCTTTCAAGGGAAGGGGAGAGGTCATGAACACAGCTTCTTTGGACCCCCGCGCGCTGCGCGACGCCTTCGGTTCGTTCATGACCGGCGTGACGGTGGTCACGGCGAAGGACGCCTCTGGAAATCCCATCGGCTTTACCGCCAACTCCTTCGCTTCCGTGTCGATCGATCCGCCGCTGCTGCTCGTCTGCATCGCCAAGACCTCCCGCAATTTCGCGACGATGACGGGCGCCAAGGGCTTTGCCGTCAACGTCCTGTCGGAAAAGCAGATGACCGTTTCCAACACCTTCGCCAAACCGGTGGAGGATCGTTTCGCGACGGTCGAATGGCGGCATGGGCCATACGGCGCTCCGATTCTCGCCGGCGTCAGTGCCTGGTTCGACTGCTCGACGAACGAGATCGTCGACGCCGGCGACCACGCCATACTGATCGGCCGCGTCGAGGCCTTCGAGAACGGTGTCATGGCCGGGCTCGGCTTCGCACGCGGCAGTTACATCACGCCGGGTCTGTCCGGCAAGGCGGTGTCGGCCGCCGCGGAGGGCGTGCCGCTGATTGCCGCCGTCGTCGAGCGCGCCGGCGCCGTCCTCTTGATCCCGGAGGCGGGTGGCCACTGGCGCCTGCCACAGATGGAGCTCAAGGGCGGTGAGCCGCTGGCGGCGCTGCAAGATCATCTGACGAACACGACGGAATTGGCGATCGAGGTCGGATTTCTCTATTCGGTCTACGACAACAAGACGACCGGCCACCAGCACATCGTCTATCGGGCCGCCGCCGAGCCCGGCGACACCAAGGCGGGGCGGTTCGTCCCGATTGCGGACCTGCCGCTCGACGCGATGGACAACTCCGCCACGGCCGATCTCCTGAGGCGCTTTGCCGCCGAGAGCGCGCTCGGCAACTTCGGCGTTTACGTCGGGGATGAGAAACAGGGCAAGGTTCACCCCTATGCCAGAAAGGCCTGATCCATGAAATTCTCGCTTTTCGTGCATCTCGAGCGGCTCAATCCCGGACAGTCGGACGAGAGCCTCTATCGCGAGTTCATCCAGCTTTGTGAAATCGCCGACAAGGGCGGCATGCATGCGATCTGGACCGGTGAGCACCATGGCATGAGCTTCACGATCGCGCCCAATCCCTTCCTCAGCCTCGCCGATCTCGCCCGCCGCACGAAAAATGTCCGGCTCGGCACCGGCACTGTGATCGCGCCGTTCTGGCACCCGATCAAGCTCGCCGGCGAAGCGGCGATGACCGACATCATCAGCGACGGTCGGCTCGACATCGGCATTGCCCGCGGCGCCTATAGTTTCGAATACGAGCGGCTCGCCCCCGGATTGGACGCCTGGGGCGCCGGCCAGCGGATGCGCGAGCTCATCCCCGCCATCAAGGGCCTGTGGGAAGGCGACTACGCGCATGAGAGCGAATTCTGGACCTTTCCGTCGACGACCTCGGCGCCGAAGCCGATGCAGGCGCCGCATCCGCCGATCTGGGTGGCGGCGCGCGATCCCAACAGCCATGAATTCGCGGTCGCCAATGGCTGCAACGTACAGGTCACACCGCTTTGGAACGGCGACGGCGAGATCGCCAGCCTGATGGAGCGTTTCGAGGCGGCCTGCGCCCAGAACCCGGAGATCAAGCGCCCGAAGATCATGCTGCTGCAGCACGCCTATGTCGGCACGGACGAGGCTGATCTCGAACAGGCCGCCAGGGAGATGAGCGTCTACTACAACTATTTCTTCGCCTGGTTCAAAAACGAAAAGCCTATCCGGCAGGGGCTGATCAAGACGATTTCCGAAGAGGAAATGGCTGAGAATGCGCTGATCTCGCCCGAGGTGATGCGCAAGAACCTCGCGGTCGGCACGGCCGATCAAGTCATCGCCCGCCTGAAGACCTATCAGGCGATGGGTTACGACGAATATTCCTTCTGGATCGATACCGGCATGAGCTTCGAGCGCAAGAAGGGCTCGCTTGAGCGCTTCATCGCCGATGTCATGCCGGCATTTGCGGAGTAGGGCACATGCAGCGCTTCCAGTGCTATATCGATGGCGAATTTGCAGACGGCGAAGCCCGCTTCGAAAGCATCGACCCGGCGACGGGTGCCGCCTGGGCGGAGATGCCGGAAGCGCGCGAAGCCGATGTCAATCGCGCTGTCGAGGCGGCCCATAGGGCCCTTTCCGCGGGACCGTGGTCCAAGCTGACCGCCACCCAGCGAGGCAAGCTTCTTTACAAGCTTGCCGACCTCGTCGCCGAGAATGCCCAGAAACTGGCCGAACTGGAGACGCGGGACACGGGCAAGATCATCCACGAGACCTCGGCGCAGATTGCCTATGTCGCGGAATATTATCGCTATTACGCCGGGATCGCCGACAAGATCGAGGGTTCCTATCTGCCGATCGACAAGCCGGACATGGATGTCTGGCTGCGCCGAGAACCGATCGGCGTCGTCGCTATGGTCGTGCCGTGGAACAGCCAGCTGTTCCTGTCGGCGGTGAAGATCGGCCCGGCGCTGGCGGCCGGCTGCACCATGGTAGTGAAGGCCTCGGAAGACGGGCCGGCGCCGGTCCTTGAATTTGCCCGGCTCATCCACGAGGCGGGCTTCCCGGCCGGCGTCGTCAACATCATCACCGGCTTCGGCCCCGCCTGCGGTGCGGCGCTCAGCCGCCATCCGAAGGTCGATCATATCGCCTTTACCGGCGGGCCGGAGACGGCGCGTCATGTGGTACGCAATTCGGCGGAGAACCTCGCCTCGACCTCGCTTGAGCTCGGCGGCAAGTCGCCCTTCATCGTCTTTGCCGATGCTGATCTTGAGAGTGCGGCCAATGCCCAGGTCGCCGGCATCTTCGCGGCGACCGGCCAGAGCTGCGTCGCCGGATCGCGATTGATCGTCGAGACAAGCGTCAAGGACCGCTTCCTCGACATCCTCAAGGCAAAGGCCGAGGCGGTCCGGATCGGCAGCCCTCTCGACATGGCGACCGAGGTCGGGCCACTCGCGACCCGCCGTCAGCGCGATCATATCGAGGCGCTGGTCGAGCGCTCGCTTGCCGCCGGCGCCAAGCTGGTCACGGGCGGCACGGCCCCCGAAGGCACCGGCTACTATTACCGGCCGACCATTCTCGATTGCGACGGCAGTGCTTCGCCGTCACTTGATGAGGAGTTTTTCGGTCCCGTCCTTTCCGTGCTTTCCTTCGAAACGGAAGCGGAGGCGCTCGAACTCGCCAACAATACCCGCTACGGCCTCGCGGCCGGCCTCTTCACCCGCGACCTCACCCGTGCACACCGCCTGATGAAGGGGATCCGCGCCGGGATCGTCTGGGTCAATACCTACAGGGCGGTTTCGCCGATCGCGCCCTTCGGCGGTTTCGGGCTTTCCGGCCACGGCCGCGAGGGCGGCATGGCGGCCGCGCTCGACTTTACGAGGACGAAGACGGTGTGGCTGAGGACCTCGGACGAGCCGATCCCCGATCCTTTCGTGATGCGGTGACGGCGATGTTCTACGAAATCCGCACCTATCGGCTGAAGAACGGCGCCATCCCCGCCTACCTGAAGGTGGTCGAGGAAGAGGGCATCCGCGATCCAGAAGAAGCATCTCGGCGAGATCGTCGCCTATTTCTTCTCCGAGATCGGGCCGATCAACGAGATCGTGCACATCTGGGCCTATCGGAGCCTCGACGATCGCGAGAGGCGCCGGGGCGCACTCATGGAAGACCCGGCCTGGCGGGCTTTCCTCCCCAAGATACGCGACCTCATAGAAGTCGCGGAGAACAAGATCATGAAGGCGGCGCGCTTTTCGCCGACGGGCGGCAGCGTGTCATAGAACAAGCAAGCAAAACCGGATCACGGAGCAAGGGAACATGAAGAAGATACTCGCTTTGGCGGCTGCAGCCGCAACCATCGCAACGGCCATGCCGGCAACGGCCGCCGATCTCGTCATTTCCAGCTGGGGCGGCACGACGCAAGACGCGCAGAAAATCGCCTGGGCAGAGAAATTCACGGAAAAGACCGGCATCAACGTCCTGCAGGACGGGCCGACGGACTATGGCAAGCTGAAGGCGATGGTCGAGGCAGGCTCGGTGACCTGGGATGTCGTCGACGTCGAGGGCGACTATGCGGCGCAGGCCGGCAAGAACGGGCTGCTCGAGAAGCTCGACTTTTCGGTGATCGACAAGACGAAGCTCGACCCGCGCTTCGTCACCGACTATTCGGTCGGCAGCTTCTATTATTCCTTCGTCATCGGCTGCAACAAGGATGCGGTCGAGGCCTGCCCGAAGACCTGGGCCGATCTCTTCGACATCGAGAAGTTCCCCGGCAAGCGCGCCTTCTACAAGTGGTCGGCCCCGGGTGTCATCGAGGCTGCGCTGCTCGCCGACGGCGTCCCGGCCGACAAGCTCTATCCGCTCGATCTCGACCGCGCCTTCAAGAAGCTCGACACGATCAAGCCGGAAATCATCTGGTGGACCGGCGGTGCGCAGTCGCAGCAGCTCCTCGCCTCCGCCGAGGCCCCCTTCGGCAGTCTCTGGAACGGCCGGATGACGGCGCTCGCCCAGAGCGGCATCAATGTCGAGACCTCGTGGGAGCAGAACATTACCGCCGCCGACTCGCTCGTCGTGCCTAAGGGCGCAAAGAACAAGGAAGCCGCGATGCAGTTCATCGCGCTCGCTACCTCGCCTCAGGCGCAAGCCGATCTCGCCAAGGCCACCGGCTATGCGCCCATCAACTTGGATTCTCCCAAGGTGATGGACCCGGAATTGGCGAAGACATTGCCGGATGCGCAGACGGCAAGCCAGGTCAATGCCGACATGAGCTACTGGGCAGAGAACCGCGACGCAATCGGCGAGCGCTGGTACGCCTGGCAGGCAGAGTAAATGTAGGAGGCGGGGAGTGCGCAGCCCGTACTCCCCGCCGATCCGGCGCAGGGGCAGGAGGAGGTCCCTCGCGCAGCTGAAATGGGAGACACAGCCATGTTGTCGCGTACCGACGCGAGGGCGGAAGGATCGAAGATCCCTGCACACCGCCTGCGCTTCACCGACTTCGACCTGACCTTGCCGGCGCTCGGCCTGCTGGTCCTGTTCTTCGTCGTGCCGGTCGCCATCCTGTTGGCGCGCAGCGTCTCGGAGCCCGTGCCGGGCCTCGGTAACTATGCCGAACTCTTGGGCTCCTCCACCTATCTCAGGATATTCGCAAATACCTTCATCGTTTCCGGCCTGGTCACGCTCGTATCGCTGCTGATCGGCTTTCCCGTCGCCTGGGCGCTGGCCATCATGCCGAGCCGCCTCGCTTCTGTCGTCTTCGCCATCCTGCTCTTGTCGATGTGGACCAATCTCCTCGCACGCACCTATGCCTGGATGGTGCTGCTGCAGCGCACCGGCGTCATCAACAAGCTGCTGATCGGCCTGGGCCTGATCGACAAGCCTCTGCCGCTCGTCAACAACCTGACGGGGGTGACGATCGGCATGACCTATATCATGCTGCCCTTCATCATCCTGCCGCTCTATGGCGTCATCCGGAAAATCGATCCGGCCGTTTTGCAGGCGGCGGCGCTTTGCGGCGCCAATCGCTGGCAGGCCCTCGTCCGGGTTCTCCTGCCGCTCGCCATTCCCGGCATGGCGGCCGGCGCTCTGATGGCCTTCGTGATGTCGCTCGGCTACTTCGTCACGCCGGCGCTGCTCGGCGGGACGGCGAACATGATGCTCGCCGAACTCATCGCGCAGTTCGTTCAGTCTCTGGTCAATTGGGGCATGGGCGGTGCAGCGGCCCTGGTGCTGCTGGTCGTCACGCTCGCGCTCTATGCCGTTCAGCTACGCTTCTTCGGCACCGACCGGATGGGAGGGCGTTGACATGCTCCTGAATTTCGACCGACTCGGCCGGTGGAAGCTGGTTCTCCTCGGCATCACATTGCTGACGGCCGCCTTCCTGCTCCTGCCCATCCTGTTCATCGCGGCGCTCTCCTTCGGCTCGTCGCAATGGCTGATCTTTCCGCCGCCCGGCTGGACGCTGAAATGGTATCAGGAACTGTTTGCCGATCCCCGCTGGCTGGAGTCCGCCTGGACGAGCTTCCAGATCGCCATCATCGTCACGGTCCTTTCGGTCCTGCTCGGTCTCGTCACCTCTTTCGGTCTGACGCGCGGCCGCTTCATGTTTCGCGAAGCGCTGAAAGCCCTATTCCTGACGCCGATGATCCTGCCGGTCGTCGTTCTCGCCGTGGCGCTCTACGCGTTCTTCCTGCAGATCGGCCTCAATGGAACGCTGACCGGCTTCGTCATTTCCCATCTGGTGCTGGCGCTGCCCTTCTCGATTCTGTCGATCACCAGTGCACTCGAGGGTTTCGACAAGTCGATCGAAGACGCCGCCGTGCTGTGCGGCGCGTCCCCCTTCGAGGCGAAGATCCGCGTGACGCTACCGGCGATCAGCCACGGCATCTTCTCGGCGGCGATCTTCTCCTTCCTCACCTCCTGGGACGAAGTCGTGGTGGCGATCTTCATGGCGAGCCCCACGCTGCAGACGCTTCCCGTCAAGGTCTGGGCGACGTTGCGGCAGGATCTGACGCCGGTCGTCGCCGCCGCCTCCACCCTCCTCATCCTGCTCACCGTGCTGTTGATGGTGCTCGTCGCCATCGTTCGCAAAGGATTGAAGTCATGAGCAAACCCTTCCTGCAAATCCGCGGCATCCGCAAGGAATATGGACCCGTCACCGCCGTTCAGGACGTCAATCTCGACGTAGCGCAGGGGGAGTTCCTGACATTCCTCGGGCCCTCCGGCTCGGGAAAGAGCACGACGCTCTATATTCTTGCTGGCTTCGAGGATCCGACCCGCGGCGACATCGTGCTGAACGGGGAAACGCTGCTGTCGACGCCGTCGCACAAGCGCAATATCGGCATGGTGTTCCAGCGCTACACGCTGTTTCCGCATCTCACCGTCGGCGAGAACATCGCCTTCCCGCTGAAGGTCAGGCGGCTGCCGAAGGCCGAGATCGATGCCAAGGTGCGCGACATGCTGAAGCTCGTGCGGCTCGAAGGCTTCGAGGACCGCAAGCCGGCACAGATGTCCGGCGGCCAGCAGCAGCGCGTCGCGCTGGCGCGGGCGCTCGCCTATGACCCACCGCTGCTCTTGATGGACGAGCCGCTTTCGGCGCTCGATAAGAAACTGCGCGAGGAGATCCAGCACGAGATCCGCCGCATCCACCAGCAGACGGAAGTGACGATCCTCTATGTCACCCATGACCAGGAAGAGGCGCTCAGGCTCTCCGA
Protein-coding sequences here:
- a CDS encoding alpha/beta fold hydrolase, producing the protein MLQSERTEFAGLGAGRERTAHGAAYVETGHGEPLVLVHGVGMRLEAWAPQVAALSGRCRVIAVDMPGHGKSDRLAPGAKLEDFVAWLGVFLDDLKLACVNLAGHSMGALIAGGAAVTFGTRIRRAALLNGVYLRDADAKAAVVARAQMIGKGAVDVDGPLKRWFGEDSGTASVYELTRGWLQAVDPEGYATAYSAFAHGDAVYAPRWPEVRCPALFLTGSEDPNSTPEMAHAMAAAAPCGWARIIEGHRHMVNLTAPDTVNAILEDWLSREGERS
- a CDS encoding flavin reductase, translated to MNTASLDPRALRDAFGSFMTGVTVVTAKDASGNPIGFTANSFASVSIDPPLLLVCIAKTSRNFATMTGAKGFAVNVLSEKQMTVSNTFAKPVEDRFATVEWRHGPYGAPILAGVSAWFDCSTNEIVDAGDHAILIGRVEAFENGVMAGLGFARGSYITPGLSGKAVSAAAEGVPLIAAVVERAGAVLLIPEAGGHWRLPQMELKGGEPLAALQDHLTNTTELAIEVGFLYSVYDNKTTGHQHIVYRAAAEPGDTKAGRFVPIADLPLDAMDNSATADLLRRFAAESALGNFGVYVGDEKQGKVHPYARKA
- a CDS encoding LLM class flavin-dependent oxidoreductase, whose translation is MKFSLFVHLERLNPGQSDESLYREFIQLCEIADKGGMHAIWTGEHHGMSFTIAPNPFLSLADLARRTKNVRLGTGTVIAPFWHPIKLAGEAAMTDIISDGRLDIGIARGAYSFEYERLAPGLDAWGAGQRMRELIPAIKGLWEGDYAHESEFWTFPSTTSAPKPMQAPHPPIWVAARDPNSHEFAVANGCNVQVTPLWNGDGEIASLMERFEAACAQNPEIKRPKIMLLQHAYVGTDEADLEQAAREMSVYYNYFFAWFKNEKPIRQGLIKTISEEEMAENALISPEVMRKNLAVGTADQVIARLKTYQAMGYDEYSFWIDTGMSFERKKGSLERFIADVMPAFAE
- a CDS encoding aldehyde dehydrogenase — protein: MQRFQCYIDGEFADGEARFESIDPATGAAWAEMPEAREADVNRAVEAAHRALSAGPWSKLTATQRGKLLYKLADLVAENAQKLAELETRDTGKIIHETSAQIAYVAEYYRYYAGIADKIEGSYLPIDKPDMDVWLRREPIGVVAMVVPWNSQLFLSAVKIGPALAAGCTMVVKASEDGPAPVLEFARLIHEAGFPAGVVNIITGFGPACGAALSRHPKVDHIAFTGGPETARHVVRNSAENLASTSLELGGKSPFIVFADADLESAANAQVAGIFAATGQSCVAGSRLIVETSVKDRFLDILKAKAEAVRIGSPLDMATEVGPLATRRQRDHIEALVERSLAAGAKLVTGGTAPEGTGYYYRPTILDCDGSASPSLDEEFFGPVLSVLSFETEAEALELANNTRYGLAAGLFTRDLTRAHRLMKGIRAGIVWVNTYRAVSPIAPFGGFGLSGHGREGGMAAALDFTRTKTVWLRTSDEPIPDPFVMR
- a CDS encoding ABC transporter substrate-binding protein; this encodes MKKILALAAAAATIATAMPATAADLVISSWGGTTQDAQKIAWAEKFTEKTGINVLQDGPTDYGKLKAMVEAGSVTWDVVDVEGDYAAQAGKNGLLEKLDFSVIDKTKLDPRFVTDYSVGSFYYSFVIGCNKDAVEACPKTWADLFDIEKFPGKRAFYKWSAPGVIEAALLADGVPADKLYPLDLDRAFKKLDTIKPEIIWWTGGAQSQQLLASAEAPFGSLWNGRMTALAQSGINVETSWEQNITAADSLVVPKGAKNKEAAMQFIALATSPQAQADLAKATGYAPINLDSPKVMDPELAKTLPDAQTASQVNADMSYWAENRDAIGERWYAWQAE
- a CDS encoding ABC transporter permease — its product is MLSRTDARAEGSKIPAHRLRFTDFDLTLPALGLLVLFFVVPVAILLARSVSEPVPGLGNYAELLGSSTYLRIFANTFIVSGLVTLVSLLIGFPVAWALAIMPSRLASVVFAILLLSMWTNLLARTYAWMVLLQRTGVINKLLIGLGLIDKPLPLVNNLTGVTIGMTYIMLPFIILPLYGVIRKIDPAVLQAAALCGANRWQALVRVLLPLAIPGMAAGALMAFVMSLGYFVTPALLGGTANMMLAELIAQFVQSLVNWGMGGAAALVLLVVTLALYAVQLRFFGTDRMGGR
- a CDS encoding ABC transporter permease, translating into MLLNFDRLGRWKLVLLGITLLTAAFLLLPILFIAALSFGSSQWLIFPPPGWTLKWYQELFADPRWLESAWTSFQIAIIVTVLSVLLGLVTSFGLTRGRFMFREALKALFLTPMILPVVVLAVALYAFFLQIGLNGTLTGFVISHLVLALPFSILSITSALEGFDKSIEDAAVLCGASPFEAKIRVTLPAISHGIFSAAIFSFLTSWDEVVVAIFMASPTLQTLPVKVWATLRQDLTPVVAAASTLLILLTVLLMVLVAIVRKGLKS
- a CDS encoding ABC transporter ATP-binding protein, which gives rise to MSKPFLQIRGIRKEYGPVTAVQDVNLDVAQGEFLTFLGPSGSGKSTTLYILAGFEDPTRGDIVLNGETLLSTPSHKRNIGMVFQRYTLFPHLTVGENIAFPLKVRRLPKAEIDAKVRDMLKLVRLEGFEDRKPAQMSGGQQQRVALARALAYDPPLLLMDEPLSALDKKLREEIQHEIRRIHQQTEVTILYVTHDQEEALRLSDRIAVFSKGVIDQIGTGPELYANPATRFVAEFIGDSDFLPCDLVTAANGKAEIALAGTTVIPNVPVHGKPVAGGKAALMLRPERLRLMRSAPGGATALPVRVSDITFLGNNIHVATETARGDALAVRLPFGHEAISSLSRGDSVWLGFDPATAHVFC